One Thermomicrobiales bacterium DNA window includes the following coding sequences:
- a CDS encoding aminoglycoside phosphotransferase family protein, which translates to MTLNLSSLPDTIQRAIDSYVGSLSATDSLGGMSGDSVWRLRGDGQSAILKRSGSSVETYLYSVLSERLRAAGLGLPEMYASAERDGSYWLLLEDIPYPVSSEQLLTDSSIMKMLRRLHGIETTLPLPEGRYRPAWPEEMSQQALRLLAPADPGTVAALLDEVRLRCLPLFAPVAVIAGDPNITNWGLRDDGSVVLFDWERITLGSPAIDLAILVPGVGDRDLYRRLAASYLSGSPEVATETLALQIADAKVWSVIEFLAACARGEIVPTFDLDALLTTIPDWLRLVAGGE; encoded by the coding sequence ATGACGCTAAATCTCTCGTCGCTACCGGACACCATCCAGCGGGCAATCGACTCATACGTCGGCTCGCTATCAGCCACCGACTCACTTGGCGGCATGAGCGGCGATAGTGTCTGGCGGCTGCGCGGCGATGGCCAATCGGCGATCCTGAAGCGCAGCGGCAGTAGCGTCGAGACGTATCTCTACTCCGTTCTGTCCGAACGGCTGCGGGCTGCGGGACTCGGGCTGCCGGAGATGTACGCATCTGCAGAGCGTGATGGCTCATATTGGCTGCTGCTAGAAGACATCCCCTATCCCGTATCGTCCGAGCAGTTGCTCACCGATTCTTCCATTATGAAGATGCTGCGGCGGTTGCACGGCATCGAGACGACGCTGCCGTTGCCGGAGGGTCGGTATCGTCCCGCCTGGCCAGAGGAAATGAGCCAACAGGCGCTGAGGCTGCTTGCGCCAGCTGATCCCGGTACCGTGGCAGCGCTACTGGACGAAGTGCGCCTGCGCTGCCTGCCGCTATTTGCACCCGTCGCTGTGATTGCTGGCGACCCGAACATCACGAACTGGGGGCTGCGCGATGACGGCTCGGTCGTTCTGTTCGACTGGGAACGGATCACGCTGGGCAGCCCGGCGATTGACCTGGCGATCCTCGTGCCGGGGGTTGGTGATCGTGATCTCTATCGCCGCCTGGCCGCTTCCTATCTCAGCGGTTCGCCCGAAGTTGCAACTGAAACGCTCGCACTCCAGATCGCCGACGCCAAAGTCTGGAGCGTCATCGAGTTTCTGGCTGCCTGCGCGCGTGGCGAGATCGTGCCGACCTTCGACCTCGACGCGTTGCTGACCACGATCCCTGACTGGCTGCGACTGGTGGCCGGTGGGGAGTAG
- a CDS encoding aminoglycoside phosphotransferase family protein has translation MPSSVDPHAILAALGIVDADAVTPVLGGQDAALFRVEHGADTSALRVYAGGRERQCRFEIQVMQHGAASGLPIPTVRTSGIWNGRPALLMEWLPGRTVADAMNDDPSLAGPLGHAAGRMLAHIHATDPPRIVLERPWLGWFPTPEPLRQALVAIAGPPRLLHLDYHPLNLLTDGTAITGVLDWANAAAGDPRADLARTIAILRFAIGELPVDVQSALAVFEHSLLDGCGAAPATLTDLPLFLAWAGHCLLHDLASRLTAGQRAEIIAWTRECEREAGVR, from the coding sequence GTGCCTTCGAGCGTTGACCCGCACGCGATTCTCGCAGCACTCGGCATTGTTGATGCCGATGCCGTGACGCCCGTCCTGGGCGGACAGGATGCCGCATTGTTCCGCGTCGAGCATGGGGCAGACACGTCAGCGCTGCGCGTCTACGCGGGTGGGCGGGAGCGGCAGTGCCGCTTCGAGATACAGGTGATGCAGCATGGAGCGGCGAGCGGACTCCCTATTCCGACGGTTCGCACCTCGGGCATCTGGAATGGTCGTCCGGCGCTGCTGATGGAATGGCTTCCGGGTCGGACGGTTGCTGATGCGATGAACGACGATCCGTCGCTCGCCGGTCCGCTGGGCCACGCCGCCGGCCGGATGCTGGCACATATCCACGCCACCGATCCGCCACGCATTGTGCTTGAGCGTCCCTGGCTGGGCTGGTTTCCAACGCCGGAGCCACTCAGACAGGCGCTGGTGGCCATCGCGGGACCGCCACGCCTCTTGCACCTCGACTATCACCCGCTCAACCTGCTGACCGACGGCACCGCAATCACCGGCGTGCTGGACTGGGCCAACGCTGCCGCTGGCGATCCACGCGCCGATCTGGCCCGGACGATCGCGATCCTGCGCTTCGCAATCGGTGAGCTTCCGGTCGATGTGCAGTCTGCCCTTGCCGTGTTCGAGCACAGTCTGCTCGACGGCTGCGGGGCCGCACCTGCGACGCTCACCGATCTGCCACTCTTCCTCGCCTGGGCTGGACACTGTCTCTTGCACGACCTGGCCAGTCGCCTCACAGCCGGGCAGCGCGCTGAGATCATTGCCTGGACC